The window TATGAGTGCCAAGACCGTTTTCCGTTCTACGCTACCGACATCAGGAATTAGCATTGATCGCAGTTTACTCGCGCCGATGCGTTATGCACTTGGACCAATGTTAGGCAGTAACCCGATTGGCTTATTTGGTCCAATGACGGGACAAGCATTCGGTCATATTGGTTTTTCTAACATTTTATGTTGGGCTGATCCTGAGCGTGACATCAGTGTGTCATTACTCACGACAGGAAAATCTGTAGTAGGGACACATTTACCCGCCTTAGCCAAAACGCTCTATCAAATCTCAACCAACTGTCCAAAGATTCCAAAGGATCAACGTCGCTCATTGTTTGCAACTGATCGTACGGAAAATGATTTGGTGTAGGCTATAATATTCACACATACAAAAAAGCCCAAGTTATACTCGGGCTTTTGCGCTGAAGTTTTATTATTCTCATTTTAATTTCTTTTTATTATTTATCTTTTTTGTATTCGCGTGCCCTTATACCCTCTGCATGCAACTTACACATCATTTTTCTTATTTAACCAAAAAACTCTTCTCTTTATACCGACTATTCTGTCACAATCAATTGTGGAGAAAAATAGCATTTTTCTTATCTACGTGTAAGCAAAAACGTACGATTCTGTATAACAATTAACTTAATAATTAAAAAAAACTGTCTAACAATGGATTACCACCTAAATTGTTGTTTTTAAGCATTGCAATCTCATAAAAAATTATTTGTACAAAAACCACACACCATATCATCTGTACTCTTTATGAAGTTTGATAAAAGATATTTTGTTAGATAAATGCATTAAAAAATGATAGAAATAAAAAAGCCCTGTAGTCTCTCCCAAAACTACAAGGCTTAGCGGCTGTAAATTTCCTCTTTTATCACTTACCTCACTGTAAGCCCGCTGTCATCACGACATTATTATTATTCTTTTTGCGATTTACCTAACTTTCCATGCTAGGTTCTTTGTGTGTTCATAATCTCAAAATCCAGCCAATTGCTCTAGCGACAATATCTCGAATCCTTGTAAGCTTTTTCTTACAAAAATGTGAATTCTGAAGAATAAGTTTACAATCCTTGAAAATTGATCTTTTGCACTAAACCACTACGACGGACTGTATGTACTGTAAGCGCTTGTAACAATGCTTTCCGATCTGCCAACAACGTGACCACTTTTTTAGCACGTGTAACTGCTGTATAAATCAGTTCCTGACTCAATAATTTTTCCGCAGTTGCATCTAAAACAATCGCAGTATGCGTAAACTCAGAACCTTGAGATTTATGAATGGTTAAAGCAAATGCAGTTTGCATACTTCTTGGTAAACGATGTGCTGCAATCCATTTATTTAAACTAGGGAAAAACACTTCGAATTGCTGTGGTTGAGTCCGATGTTTAAAACAAATCCCAATATCACCATTTGAGATCCCAAGCTGATAGTCGTTATACGTCATCATCACGGGACGACCGACATACCATTCTGCAACGGCAATTTGTTTGAGCTGTTGATTCAACCATCGCTCAGCATAGTGATTAAGTTGTTCAATACCAAAGGCTCCGTGTTTCACAGCCGCCAAAATTCGATAATCATCAAACACTCGAATCACATCTTGAATATATTGCTCTGGTTGCTCTGCATGTAAATAAGCTTTTAATATTTCAACATAATCTTTAAATCCATACATTAATCTCTGCTGATATTGTTCAGTCTCTATATCCAATTGCTCAGGTAAATATTCCAACTGGATCGCATCAGACATTTCTTTACTCAAGCTCATTTCTTGCAAAGGAGCAGGCTTTACAATCTCCTGCTCAAGCTGAGTTAAGACCGATTCAGATAAAGCTTGTTGTGACTGAATAAAGCGCGCCAATTGACCAATTTTTGCTTCATCTGAAAAGCGACGACTATTTTTCAGTTGTACTCGATTCTCTGCCAACCCCCTGACTTGTTGTAAGTCTGCTAAAACAGACCCAACATCGACGGACGCCAACTGATTGGCATCCCCCAACAATATGATTCGACAAGAATCAGGTACAGCTTCAAACAATGCAGTGGCAAGACTTAAATCCAGCATGGATGCTTCATCAACCACAATGACATCATACGGTAGCGGCTGTTTTGTATTGAATCGTGGAATTTGCCGATTTCCCATCCCCAATAAACGATGCAAGGTCTGTGTCGTTTGATTACGTAACTCATCGGTCACTAAACCTGATGCAATTAATTTAGAATCGTTAAATGAGTTTTGCAGTGCTTCTTGCATACGCTGTGCAGCTTTCCCTGTGGGTGCAGCCATAGCAATTCGAATATCGGGAATGATTTGGTTTAGTGCAGCAATGATCCGTGCCAAGGTATAAGTTTTACCAGTCCCTGGTCCTCCAGTGATAATACTGAACCACTGCTCAAGTACCATGTTCATCGCTGCTTGCTGAAACTCATCATCTAATAAGCTTTGATATTCAGAAACATCGATTGCTTGTGCCATTTGTCGCTTTAATCGACAAATCTGCTGTGCGAGACGTTGTTCTAGCTGCCAATATCGGTATAATGCCAAGCCCTGCTGATCATAGACGCATGGGGCAACTTGGGTATTTGCGATTTCGCTAGAAACAACTAAATCGCCTAGAGCATCGAGCTGAAGCAGATCGATATCAATACAACTATCGCCCTGTAAACTGGCTTCAATGAGTTGTTGTAATACTTGCGCTGCGCTAACTGTTTGAGCAGATTGAGAAAATGGAGGCTGTGCGAGGTAATTGCTCCACATATTCAACCAAGTCATTTGTTCTGCCTGACCATTACTTAGCTTTTCCACAGAGTTATCCTCAAACTTACCCACACGCTTGTCCACAAGGTTATAAACACACTTATCCACATGATAAGCTTTTGTTTAATTTAAATTCAGCCACTTTATCTACACCATTTTCCCTAATTTATCCTCAGAGAAATATCCCAATATTGCGTCTAAACGCAAGATAAATTCATCCTCAGGTTTCCAATAGAAATAACCTTGATCCGCTTGCCCATTCATGCCTCGCAAATACAAATAAGATGCGCCACCTAAATGCTGATCAATACGATAATTTTGTAATTTCACGCTTAAATAACGGTGCAATGCCACCAAATATAAAGCGGCTTGAAGCCAATAACTGGATAAAGACATGCTTTCAGCAATTTGTGTAGATTGATAATCTGCTTGATTCTCACCCAAATAATTACTCTTATAATCAGCAATATGATATCGCTGTCCATCAAAGTAAACTAAGTCAATTGAACCATTCAAATAACGTGCTGATTTCGCATCAATAAACTCAGGCATTTGAATGTCATATTCTTCAAATAACTGTTGTACGCGCTGCATCGCTAACACACGATCGGATAACGCCAAGTAAAACGGACACTCTGATAAATACTGTCCTACGACTAATT is drawn from Acinetobacter suaedae and contains these coding sequences:
- the recD gene encoding exodeoxyribonuclease V subunit alpha; its protein translation is MTWLNMWSNYLAQPPFSQSAQTVSAAQVLQQLIEASLQGDSCIDIDLLQLDALGDLVVSSEIANTQVAPCVYDQQGLALYRYWQLEQRLAQQICRLKRQMAQAIDVSEYQSLLDDEFQQAAMNMVLEQWFSIITGGPGTGKTYTLARIIAALNQIIPDIRIAMAAPTGKAAQRMQEALQNSFNDSKLIASGLVTDELRNQTTQTLHRLLGMGNRQIPRFNTKQPLPYDVIVVDEASMLDLSLATALFEAVPDSCRIILLGDANQLASVDVGSVLADLQQVRGLAENRVQLKNSRRFSDEAKIGQLARFIQSQQALSESVLTQLEQEIVKPAPLQEMSLSKEMSDAIQLEYLPEQLDIETEQYQQRLMYGFKDYVEILKAYLHAEQPEQYIQDVIRVFDDYRILAAVKHGAFGIEQLNHYAERWLNQQLKQIAVAEWYVGRPVMMTYNDYQLGISNGDIGICFKHRTQPQQFEVFFPSLNKWIAAHRLPRSMQTAFALTIHKSQGSEFTHTAIVLDATAEKLLSQELIYTAVTRAKKVVTLLADRKALLQALTVHTVRRSGLVQKINFQGL